Genomic window (Bosea vaviloviae):
CACCATGGCGGCTCAGAACCTGCCCGGCTTCGCCGTCCTGCGCGCGGCAGGCTATCAGCCGCCGACGACGGCGAGCCTCTTCGTCACCGGCCTGGCCTCCTTCCTCACCGCCCCGTTCGGCGCCCATATGGTCAACATGGCTGCGATCAGCGCCTCGATCTGCACCGGCCCCGACACTCATCCCGACCCGGCCCAGCGCTGGAAGGCCGGCGTCGTCTACGGTTTCCTCTGGCTGGCGATCGCGGCCTGCGCCGGCCTGCTGCTTGCCCTCATCATCGCCATGCCCAAGGCGCTGATCGTGACCGTCGCGGGGCTGGGCCTCGCCGGCTCGCTCACCGGCGCGCTCGGACAGGCCATGTCCTCCGAGAAAGAGCGCTTCGCCGCCGTCCTCGCCTTCGCTGTCGCGGCCTCGAGCCTCTCGCTGTTCGGCGTCGGTTCGGCCTTCTGGAGTCTCGTTATCGGGCTTGGCGTCTTGACATTGGACGCACTCATGGGCCGTTTGCGCGCACGATCATGAGCAACGCACCCACACCCACCCGCCTGATGCTCGTCACCCCGCTTGTCGCGGATGCCGAGGCGATGGCCTTCCGCCTGATGCAGGCCTTCGCCGGCGGCGACGTCGCGGCCGTGCTGCTGCGCCTGTCCGAGGGCGACGAACGCAGCAAGATCGAGCGCGTCAAACGCCTCGTCGGCCCCGTCCAGTCGGCCAATGTCGCGCTCATCGTCGAGGCCCCGGCGCTTGTCGCCACGCGCGGCGGCGCCGACGGTGTCCACCTCACCAACGGGCCGGAAGCCGTCGCCGAGGCGCGCTCCAGCCTGAAGAACGAGCGCATCATCGGCGCCGGGTCGTTGCGCGCGCGCCACGACGCCATGGATATCGGCGAGGCGGGCGTCGACTATGTGATGTTTGGCGAGCCGCGCCCGGACGGCTCATTGCCGCTCTTGGCCGCGGTGATCGAGCGCGCCTCCTGGTGGGCCGAGATCTTCGAGACGCCCTGTGTCGCCTATGCGCCGGACGCCGAATCGATTGCAGCCCTGGTCGAGACCGGAGCGGAATTCGTCGCGCTCGGCGCCTGGGCCTTCGACGAAGCCTGCGACATTCGCGCGCTGGTGACGCAGGCCAATGTCGCCATCGCGGCCCACGCCGCCCGAAAGGCCGCGCGATGAACCGGACCTGCCGCGGCCTCGTGCTCGCCGGCTTGCTCCTGGGAACGACGGCCGCAGCCGGCGCCGCCGAGCCCGATCTGGCTTACGGCGCCTATCAGGCCGGCCATTACCGCCGCGCCCTGGACGAGGCGCTGAAACGCGTCGAGGCCGACAATAACGACGCCGCCGCCATGACCCTGCTCGGCGAGATCTATCGCCTGGGACTCGGCGTGCCCGAAAGCCAGAGGATCGCAACCGAATGGTATGACCGCGCAGCCGCGCGCGGCGACATCAACGCGGCTTATGCACTCGCATCCGCCCTCCTCGACGAGCGCAGCGGCAAGCGCGATCCCGAACGCGCCGGCACGCTGCTGCGCAAGGCCGCCGCCGCCGGCCACCCGGCCGCCAATTACAACCTCGCCCTCGCCTTGCTCGCGACGGGCAAGGAGGAGGACGACAAGCGCGCCGTCTCTTGCCTGGAGATTGCAGCGAATGCCGGTATCGGCGACGCGCTCATGGCGCTCGGCATCCTCGCCAAGCAGGGCCGCGGCCTGCCCCAGAGCGAGGCCAAGGCCGCCGAATGGATGGCCAAGGCATCCCAGGCCGGCAATGTGCCCGGCGAGGTCGAATACGCGATCATGCTGTTCAACGGCACCGGCGTCGCCAAGGACGAGACCGCCGCCGCCAAGCTCTTCCTGCGCGCCGCGAACCAGGGCAACCCGATCGCCCAGAACCGGCTGGCGCGGCTTTACCAGTCCGGCCGCGGCATTGCGCCCGACTCGATCGAGGCCGCAGCCTGGCACCTCGCCGCCCGCGCCCGGGGGCTGGACGATGCCGGTCTCGACCAGCTTTTCGACCGCCTCAGTCACGAGCAGCAGGGCCGCGCCGCGGCGCTCGCCGCGACCCGGATCGAAGGCGCGGCCTTGACGTCGCCCGGCCAGACGAGCAAGTGACCGGCTGAACTTCGAGGCTGACATCTTCAGCCCTCATCCCGAGGAGCCGCTATGCTGCTCCTCGGGATGAGGGCTCGGGACGTTCCAGCCGGCTCTTTTACATCTTGACCGGCGCCGCGACGCCGCCGTTCGACTGCTGCACCCTGAGGTATCGATGATCCGCTCCCCCCTGATGACCGTGATGACGGACGCCGTGATGAAGGCGTCCCGCTCGCTGAAGCGCGATTTCGGCGAAATCGAGAATTTGCAGGTGCTCGCCAAGGGCCC
Coding sequences:
- a CDS encoding tetratricopeptide repeat protein, with protein sequence MNRTCRGLVLAGLLLGTTAAAGAAEPDLAYGAYQAGHYRRALDEALKRVEADNNDAAAMTLLGEIYRLGLGVPESQRIATEWYDRAAARGDINAAYALASALLDERSGKRDPERAGTLLRKAAAAGHPAANYNLALALLATGKEEDDKRAVSCLEIAANAGIGDALMALGILAKQGRGLPQSEAKAAEWMAKASQAGNVPGEVEYAIMLFNGTGVAKDETAAAKLFLRAANQGNPIAQNRLARLYQSGRGIAPDSIEAAAWHLAARARGLDDAGLDQLFDRLSHEQQGRAAALAATRIEGAALTSPGQTSK
- a CDS encoding thiamine phosphate synthase produces the protein MSNAPTPTRLMLVTPLVADAEAMAFRLMQAFAGGDVAAVLLRLSEGDERSKIERVKRLVGPVQSANVALIVEAPALVATRGGADGVHLTNGPEAVAEARSSLKNERIIGAGSLRARHDAMDIGEAGVDYVMFGEPRPDGSLPLLAAVIERASWWAEIFETPCVAYAPDAESIAALVETGAEFVALGAWAFDEACDIRALVTQANVAIAAHAARKAAR